A genomic region of bacterium contains the following coding sequences:
- the polA gene encoding DNA polymerase I, with amino-acid sequence MPNSAGRKRLFLIDGAALAYRTYFAFARTPLVNSRGEHVSVIFGFARVLLNLLEQEKPDLVAVVFDSPEPTFRHEMYAEYKAQRQHMPEDMADQLPRLEELLEALDIPLIRKPGFEADDIMGTLARRAATQGLETVLVTGDKDLMQLVDDHTLVYYPHRAGEKIEWLDSAAVTEKMGVPPSQIIDYLALCGDASDNIPGVPGIGPVGALALLKQYGSLGALLNQAEQIEAKKHRVLLQEHADLARLSQTLATIHCDVPLDITVESLAARPVPAEKAAAFFRKMDLPSLADKFSSRAAADHHYHLVMDRAGMEALAERLQQSGAFAFDTETTSIDPMRADLVGLSFSCAEGEAWYVPVKGPEDLAAAHRPLALQEVLAILRPVLTNPDLRKSGHNAKYDLIVLARNGIEVAGLACDTMVADYLINPSGFQHNLDSASLEHLGLKKIPTTQLLGTGKNQRTMDQVPIEQVAEYACEDADYTWRLEQVMMPKIEALGLRPLFDDVEVPLIHVLVVMERNGVALDEQHLAAMSKELEQELGVIENSIYELAGHAFNINSPKQLGEILFNELKLPSARKTKTGFSTDVGVLEELAGKHPLPQRILDYRQLAKLKSTYVDALPRLINPATGRVHTSYNQTVAATGRLSSTEPNLQNIPIRTEVGRRIRRAFIPGDREHLILDADYSQIELRIMAHLSGDKTLRDSFLADEDVHARTASLVFKVAQDEVTPEQRRRAKEVNFGIMYGMGAYGLAQRLGLANDEAEQFILAYFASYPGVQEYMLRTVREARQNGYVTTLLGRRRMVPDIASDNRRIREFAERTAINTPIQGSAADLIKVAMIRIQNRLEQEKCAARMIMQVHDELVFEVPRDEIEAVRALVRAEMEGAIKLEVPVKVETGVGNNWLEAH; translated from the coding sequence GGTTCTGCTGAATTTGCTTGAGCAGGAGAAACCGGACCTCGTCGCGGTGGTCTTTGATTCGCCTGAGCCCACCTTCCGCCACGAGATGTATGCCGAATACAAGGCACAGCGCCAGCACATGCCCGAGGACATGGCCGACCAGCTTCCCCGTCTCGAGGAGCTCCTCGAGGCACTTGATATCCCGCTCATCCGCAAACCAGGATTTGAGGCTGATGACATTATGGGCACCCTGGCGCGGCGAGCCGCGACGCAGGGACTGGAAACGGTGCTGGTGACGGGCGACAAGGATCTCATGCAGCTGGTCGACGACCATACTCTGGTCTATTATCCCCACCGGGCCGGGGAAAAAATCGAGTGGCTCGATTCCGCGGCTGTCACCGAAAAAATGGGCGTTCCGCCGAGCCAGATCATCGATTATCTCGCGCTCTGCGGCGATGCCTCCGACAATATCCCCGGGGTGCCAGGCATCGGTCCGGTCGGCGCCCTGGCCTTGCTCAAGCAATACGGCTCGCTCGGGGCGCTCCTCAACCAGGCCGAGCAGATCGAGGCCAAAAAGCATCGCGTGCTATTGCAGGAACATGCCGATCTGGCACGGCTATCGCAAACGCTCGCCACCATCCACTGCGACGTACCCCTGGATATCACGGTCGAATCTCTGGCGGCGCGGCCGGTTCCCGCGGAGAAAGCAGCGGCCTTCTTCCGCAAGATGGATCTGCCCTCCCTGGCCGACAAGTTCAGCAGCCGTGCCGCTGCTGATCATCATTATCATCTGGTGATGGACCGGGCCGGCATGGAAGCGCTCGCGGAGAGATTGCAGCAGAGCGGCGCCTTTGCCTTCGATACCGAAACGACCTCCATCGATCCGATGCGTGCCGATCTGGTGGGGCTCTCTTTCTCCTGCGCTGAGGGGGAGGCCTGGTATGTTCCGGTCAAGGGGCCGGAGGATCTGGCCGCCGCGCATCGCCCCCTGGCGCTGCAGGAGGTTTTGGCCATTTTGCGCCCTGTCTTGACCAATCCGGATCTTCGCAAAAGCGGGCACAACGCCAAATACGATCTCATCGTCCTCGCCCGCAACGGCATCGAGGTGGCCGGACTGGCCTGCGATACCATGGTGGCCGACTATTTGATCAATCCATCTGGATTTCAGCATAATCTCGATTCGGCCAGTCTCGAGCATCTTGGCCTGAAAAAGATCCCGACCACCCAGCTTTTGGGCACCGGCAAGAACCAGCGCACCATGGACCAGGTGCCGATCGAGCAAGTGGCAGAGTACGCCTGCGAGGATGCCGATTATACCTGGCGGCTGGAACAGGTGATGATGCCCAAGATAGAGGCCCTCGGGCTGAGGCCGCTCTTCGACGATGTGGAGGTGCCGCTGATCCATGTCCTCGTGGTAATGGAGCGCAACGGCGTCGCACTCGACGAGCAGCATCTGGCAGCCATGTCGAAAGAGCTCGAACAGGAGCTGGGGGTGATCGAAAACTCGATCTACGAACTGGCAGGGCACGCCTTCAACATCAACTCGCCGAAGCAGTTGGGTGAGATTCTTTTCAATGAACTCAAACTCCCATCGGCGCGCAAGACCAAAACCGGCTTTTCGACCGATGTCGGGGTGCTCGAGGAACTCGCCGGCAAGCATCCCTTGCCGCAGCGCATCCTCGATTACCGTCAGCTGGCCAAGCTCAAATCGACCTATGTCGATGCCCTGCCGCGGCTGATCAATCCCGCCACGGGGCGGGTCCACACCTCCTACAACCAGACGGTGGCCGCCACGGGCCGTCTCTCATCGACCGAGCCCAATCTTCAGAATATCCCGATCCGCACCGAGGTAGGCCGGCGGATCCGCCGCGCCTTCATCCCCGGAGACCGGGAACATCTCATCCTCGATGCCGATTATTCCCAAATCGAACTGCGTATCATGGCCCATCTTTCGGGCGACAAGACCTTGCGCGACTCTTTCCTGGCTGATGAGGATGTCCATGCTCGCACCGCTTCGCTGGTTTTCAAGGTGGCCCAGGACGAGGTCACGCCGGAGCAACGCCGCCGCGCCAAAGAGGTCAACTTCGGCATCATGTATGGCATGGGGGCCTATGGTCTGGCGCAGCGGCTCGGACTGGCCAACGACGAAGCGGAGCAGTTTATCCTCGCCTATTTCGCAAGCTATCCGGGGGTGCAGGAATACATGCTACGCACGGTGCGAGAGGCGCGGCAGAACGGCTATGTCACCACCCTGCTTGGGCGGCGGCGGATGGTGCCCGATATCGCCAGCGACAACCGTCGCATCCGCGAGTTCGCCGAACGCACCGCGATCAATACCCCCATTCAGGGCAGCGCCGCGGACCTGATCAAGGTGGCGATGATTCGTATTCAGAACCGTCTCGAGCAGGAGAAATGCGCCGCCCGGATGATCATGCAGGTCCATGACGAGCTGGTTTTCGAGGTACCGCGCGACGAAATCGAGGCGGTGCGCGCGCTCGTACGCGCCGAGATGGAGGGCGCCATTAAACTGGAGGTGCCGGTCAAAGTCGAAACCGGGGTCGGCAACAACTGGCTGGAGGCGCATTAA
- a CDS encoding ATP-binding protein has protein sequence MGIKRRVARLYFTLKQLGPRWLPGRCVRITITSDPVFLRILRAAIDEIAVLAGFTRKEGAKIILAVDEACSNVIRHAYHNIGGQPIYVTCRITPIKLEIVIIDLGEPADIKSIKPRPLDELRPGGLGVHIIRTVMDEVHYENLSRIGNRLIMAKFLPREERAS, from the coding sequence ATGGGAATCAAACGAAGAGTCGCCCGATTATACTTCACTCTCAAGCAGCTGGGACCGCGCTGGCTGCCGGGGCGGTGTGTCCGGATCACAATCACCAGCGACCCGGTATTCCTACGGATTCTGCGGGCTGCGATCGATGAAATTGCGGTTCTGGCCGGATTCACGCGCAAAGAGGGGGCCAAAATCATCCTGGCGGTCGATGAGGCCTGCTCCAATGTCATCCGCCATGCCTATCATAACATCGGCGGCCAGCCGATCTATGTCACCTGCCGCATCACCCCGATCAAGCTCGAGATCGTCATCATCGATCTCGGCGAACCGGCGGATATCAAGAGCATCAAGCCGCGGCCTCTTGACGAGCTGCGGCCGGGCGGGTTGGGCGTACACATCATCCGCACGGTCATGGATGAGGTGCATTACGAGAATCTGTCCAGAATCGGCAATCGCCTGATTATGGCGAAATTTCTTCCCAGGGAGGAGCGGGCATCATGA
- a CDS encoding STAS domain-containing protein — protein MSLHLDTEQMGNVAVMNICGDVDLYSSPQLRKEILKLVSARDVRLVVNLDRVSYMDSSGLATLIEGLQHLNRNNGRMAVTGLRDAVKEVFELTRLDTVFTIYPDPPTAMKWITS, from the coding sequence ATGAGTCTGCATCTGGATACCGAGCAGATGGGGAATGTCGCGGTCATGAACATTTGCGGCGATGTCGACCTCTACTCTTCCCCCCAACTGCGCAAGGAAATCCTCAAACTGGTGTCGGCGCGTGACGTCCGGCTGGTAGTTAATCTGGACCGGGTCAGCTATATGGACAGCTCGGGGCTGGCCACCCTGATCGAAGGGCTGCAGCATCTCAACCGCAATAACGGGAGGATGGCGGTAACCGGGCTGAGGGATGCGGTCAAGGAGGTCTTTGAGCTCACCCGCCTCGACACCGTCTTCACCATCTATCCCGATCCCCCCACTGCAATGAAATGGATCACCTCGTGA
- a CDS encoding ABC transporter permease yields MKSTGFPGQRLAHFFVHLARFGRFTASTFGFFFTAAFRGRRIRWGSAMTQMVRMGVDSLPIVGTIAFFVGLIIAMQSAHQLEQFGAAIYVADLVGVSITRELGPLITAILVAGRCGSAITAEIGSMKVAEELDALAVMALNPVGFLVVPRTLALMITLPCLTVIADLLGIFGGLVLAVTTLDIPFIAYYNETIRAVVLADFLTGLFKSLIFGLIIVLIGAYQGFNVSGGAEGVGKATTASVVSSIFLIILADLLFTALFYSTF; encoded by the coding sequence GTGAAGTCCACCGGGTTCCCGGGCCAGCGGCTGGCCCACTTCTTCGTCCACCTGGCGCGTTTCGGGCGCTTCACCGCGTCTACCTTCGGCTTCTTCTTCACCGCCGCCTTCCGTGGCCGCCGCATCCGTTGGGGTTCCGCAATGACCCAGATGGTGCGTATGGGGGTTGATTCCCTGCCCATCGTCGGCACGATCGCTTTCTTTGTCGGATTGATCATCGCCATGCAATCGGCCCACCAGCTCGAACAGTTCGGCGCTGCCATTTATGTGGCGGATCTGGTCGGGGTCTCGATTACCCGCGAGCTGGGGCCCCTGATCACCGCCATCCTCGTGGCCGGCCGCTGCGGCTCGGCGATCACCGCCGAGATTGGCAGCATGAAAGTCGCCGAGGAACTCGATGCCCTCGCCGTCATGGCCCTGAATCCAGTCGGATTCCTCGTCGTCCCCCGCACCCTCGCCCTGATGATCACACTGCCCTGTCTGACGGTCATCGCCGATCTGCTCGGCATCTTCGGCGGCCTGGTGCTGGCGGTCACCACCCTCGACATCCCTTTCATCGCGTACTATAACGAGACCATCCGTGCCGTAGTGCTCGCCGATTTCCTCACCGGCCTCTTCAAGAGCCTGATCTTCGGCCTGATTATCGTTCTGATCGGGGCCTATCAGGGCTTTAATGTGTCCGGCGGAGCGGAGGGGGTCGGCAAGGCGACCACGGCTTCGGTGGTCAGCTCGATCTTCCTCATCATCCTCGCGGATCTCCTGTTCACGGCCCTCTTTTATTCCACTTTCTGA
- a CDS encoding glucoamylase family protein, translated as MRNVILFILAILGAAAAAQETTARAGAQDPFLTELQRRIIRYFLDTTPRESGLAPDRYPSKSPCSIAATGYALTTFPIAVEHGMLTRSEAAQRTLNALRFFRQLARHPRAETTTCYKGFYYHFLRIPSGEREWQCELSNMDTALLIMGALFCQGYFDRDSPGEHEIRALADSLYFAADWSWFMNGRQTMPMGWHPETGFNSTTWTGYMEAMMLYILGLGSPTHPLPDGVWEAWCSTYLWADFYGQAFISFGPLFGHQFSHIWIDFRSIQDAYMRSRGIDYFENSRRATLSQRSYAIANPGNFRDYGANIWGFTACDGPADRELLIDGVRRKFFTYAARGVSFDWINDDGTIAPYAAGASMPFAPEVALPALKEMRRRYGARLWSRYGFLDAFNPTYREGARNASGWFNPDYLGIDQGPMLAMIENYRTGLIWKILSRNPHIRCGLRRAGFAGGWLDSAPLDDLAKPQEWKVITSDGTRLQVSPAAGTSGQALRLDFEFVAGAGYCGIQKKIPATLPDNFRFTFRIRGTGSANNLEFKLVDQSGDNVWWNIKRNVPWPQEWTPVTIKKSQISFAWGPAADQTLRVMDKIEFMISSSSGGKGSIWIDALYLEALPPDKPPTPEEIATAARNRDIGFFETPEAFYSAAARQARPGLYPRYFLGEQTFWTVVGVNNAHQEALINTDGMVEVDKSHFSLEPFLVVEDSLYTWHEAASRATLEEGYLPMPEVTWMNLPVRLSVRAFADGPERDSLFSSGQDRLYLTYRVANRAPSPHRVALYLALRPFQVNPPWQFLNWPGGTASVKRIEFADGHALVNREKSLFFITRPLAFGAAAFAAGDITGFICNGRLPDSTAVDDTRGLASAAARYAWELQPGEERQVEVVVPFAATSLPFEALPDTMTTESLQAVRTATAAFWRGKVHSVGITLPPAARELMETVYANLAYILINRDGPGIQPGSRSYERSWIRDGALTSAALLRFNIRQEVRDYLDWYSGYLYPNGKVPCVVDRRGSDPVPENDSNGEYLFAMHQYYLFSGDSAFLRTHYPRIRAAAAWLDTLTARRRTPPYQPAGDDSSDAFYGLVPESISHEGYSAKPMHSYWDNFLALRGYTDALEIAALLGEKEDAAWLRRSRDRFRENLLASLARAIRYKKIDYLPGCVELGDFDATSTAIALYPCNLGGLLPKSPLQNTFDRYFSFFTSRRDGLLLWRDYTPYEVRLIGAFVRLGQPDRARALLDFFLQDRRPPGWRHWAEIVFPDPKTPRFIGDMPHTWVGSDFINSVRTMFLYEDEDRNCLIIGAGLSREWIAGEGGVRVENMPSYYGPVRYEYRKQGKGYHIVVGGGIRVPEGGIEVAHPLGQKPARVLIDGRQARFFDERMVRFFKVPAVIEIVAADQKVE; from the coding sequence ATGCGAAACGTCATCCTGTTCATTCTCGCAATTCTGGGTGCGGCGGCTGCCGCGCAAGAGACCACAGCGCGGGCCGGCGCGCAGGATCCCTTCCTCACCGAATTGCAGCGGCGGATCATCCGCTATTTCCTTGACACCACGCCGCGCGAGAGCGGGCTGGCTCCCGACCGCTATCCCTCCAAAAGCCCCTGCAGCATCGCGGCCACCGGATATGCCCTCACCACCTTCCCCATCGCCGTCGAACACGGCATGCTGACCCGCAGCGAGGCAGCGCAGCGAACCCTGAACGCCCTGCGCTTTTTCCGCCAGCTCGCCCGGCATCCCCGCGCCGAAACCACCACCTGTTACAAGGGATTCTATTACCATTTCCTCCGAATTCCGAGCGGCGAACGCGAATGGCAGTGCGAACTCTCCAACATGGACACCGCACTGTTGATCATGGGAGCCCTCTTCTGTCAGGGCTATTTTGATCGCGACTCCCCAGGCGAACACGAAATCCGCGCCCTGGCCGATTCGCTCTACTTCGCTGCAGACTGGAGCTGGTTCATGAACGGCCGCCAGACCATGCCGATGGGCTGGCACCCGGAAACGGGTTTCAATTCCACCACCTGGACCGGCTACATGGAAGCGATGATGCTCTATATCCTCGGCCTCGGTTCTCCCACGCACCCCCTGCCGGATGGTGTCTGGGAGGCCTGGTGTTCCACCTACCTCTGGGCCGATTTCTACGGCCAGGCATTCATCAGTTTTGGCCCCCTCTTCGGGCACCAGTTTTCGCATATCTGGATCGATTTTCGCTCCATCCAGGATGCCTATATGCGCAGCCGGGGCATCGACTATTTCGAGAACTCGCGGCGTGCGACGCTCTCGCAGCGAAGTTATGCCATCGCCAATCCCGGCAACTTCCGCGATTACGGCGCCAACATATGGGGATTCACCGCCTGCGACGGCCCGGCCGACCGGGAGCTGCTGATTGATGGCGTCCGGCGCAAATTTTTCACCTACGCCGCCCGCGGCGTCTCCTTCGACTGGATCAACGACGACGGCACGATCGCCCCTTACGCCGCCGGCGCCTCCATGCCCTTTGCCCCCGAGGTCGCCCTCCCCGCCCTCAAGGAGATGCGGCGTCGGTACGGCGCCCGACTGTGGAGCCGATACGGTTTTCTCGATGCCTTCAATCCCACCTACCGCGAAGGCGCCAGGAATGCCTCCGGCTGGTTCAATCCCGACTACCTCGGGATCGACCAGGGTCCCATGTTGGCGATGATCGAGAATTACCGCACCGGATTGATCTGGAAGATTCTCTCCCGCAATCCCCATATCCGCTGCGGCCTGCGCCGCGCCGGCTTCGCCGGCGGCTGGCTCGATTCGGCACCCCTCGACGATTTAGCAAAACCGCAGGAGTGGAAGGTCATCACCTCGGATGGCACCAGGCTGCAGGTCAGCCCGGCCGCCGGTACCTCCGGCCAGGCACTTCGCCTCGATTTCGAGTTCGTCGCCGGCGCGGGATACTGCGGAATCCAGAAAAAGATCCCCGCGACGCTGCCGGACAATTTCCGGTTCACCTTCCGGATCCGCGGGACCGGCTCCGCCAATAACCTCGAGTTCAAACTCGTCGACCAAAGCGGCGACAATGTTTGGTGGAACATCAAACGGAATGTTCCCTGGCCGCAGGAATGGACTCCGGTAACCATTAAAAAAAGCCAGATCAGCTTCGCCTGGGGTCCGGCCGCGGACCAGACCCTGCGCGTCATGGATAAAATCGAATTCATGATCTCCTCCTCCAGCGGCGGCAAGGGGAGCATCTGGATCGATGCGCTCTATCTCGAAGCCTTGCCCCCGGATAAACCGCCAACCCCGGAGGAGATCGCCACGGCTGCCCGCAATCGCGATATCGGCTTCTTCGAAACCCCCGAAGCCTTCTACAGCGCCGCCGCCCGGCAGGCACGCCCCGGGCTCTACCCCCGCTACTTCCTCGGCGAACAAACCTTCTGGACAGTCGTTGGGGTCAACAACGCCCACCAGGAAGCCCTCATCAACACAGATGGCATGGTGGAGGTCGACAAAAGCCATTTTTCGCTCGAGCCCTTCCTCGTGGTAGAGGATTCGCTCTATACCTGGCATGAAGCAGCAAGCCGCGCTACGTTGGAGGAGGGCTATCTACCCATGCCCGAAGTGACCTGGATGAACCTCCCGGTGCGGCTCTCCGTCCGGGCCTTCGCCGATGGCCCAGAGCGCGACTCCCTCTTCTCCAGCGGCCAGGACCGCCTCTACCTGACCTACCGCGTTGCCAATCGTGCGCCATCCCCCCACAGGGTGGCCCTCTATCTCGCCCTGCGGCCTTTCCAGGTTAATCCGCCCTGGCAGTTCCTCAACTGGCCCGGCGGGACCGCCTCGGTCAAACGCATCGAATTTGCCGACGGGCACGCCCTGGTGAATCGTGAAAAAAGCCTCTTTTTCATCACCCGGCCCCTAGCCTTCGGCGCGGCTGCCTTCGCCGCCGGCGATATCACCGGATTCATCTGCAACGGCCGCCTGCCCGATTCCACTGCAGTCGACGACACCCGGGGGCTGGCTTCGGCGGCAGCCCGCTACGCCTGGGAGCTCCAGCCCGGAGAGGAACGGCAGGTTGAGGTGGTCGTCCCCTTCGCGGCCACCTCCCTTCCTTTCGAGGCGCTGCCTGACACGATGACGACCGAGTCCCTGCAGGCGGTCCGCACGGCCACAGCCGCCTTCTGGCGCGGAAAGGTCCACAGCGTGGGGATCACCCTGCCACCCGCAGCCCGGGAGCTGATGGAAACCGTCTATGCCAACCTCGCCTACATCCTCATCAACCGCGACGGCCCCGGCATCCAGCCGGGATCGCGCTCCTACGAGCGATCGTGGATCCGCGACGGCGCACTCACCTCCGCAGCCCTGCTCCGTTTCAATATCCGTCAGGAGGTCAGGGATTACCTGGATTGGTATTCCGGCTATCTCTATCCCAATGGCAAGGTGCCCTGCGTGGTGGACCGCCGCGGCTCCGATCCCGTCCCCGAAAATGACAGCAACGGCGAGTATCTCTTCGCCATGCACCAATACTACCTCTTTAGCGGCGACAGCGCTTTTCTGCGCACCCATTACCCCCGCATCCGCGCCGCGGCCGCCTGGCTCGACACCCTCACCGCGAGGCGCCGGACCCCACCCTACCAACCGGCGGGCGACGATTCGAGTGATGCCTTTTACGGCCTCGTCCCCGAATCGATCTCCCATGAAGGCTATTCCGCCAAGCCGATGCACTCTTATTGGGACAATTTCTTAGCCTTGCGCGGCTACACCGATGCCCTTGAGATCGCCGCGCTGCTGGGTGAAAAAGAGGACGCAGCCTGGCTGCGCCGCTCGCGCGACCGCTTCCGCGAGAATCTCCTGGCATCGCTGGCACGGGCGATCCGTTACAAAAAGATCGACTATCTGCCCGGGTGCGTTGAGTTGGGCGATTTCGATGCGACCTCTACGGCGATCGCCCTTTACCCTTGCAACCTCGGCGGCCTTTTGCCCAAGTCGCCGTTGCAGAATACCTTCGATCGCTATTTCAGCTTTTTCACCAGCCGCCGCGATGGCCTGCTGTTATGGCGCGATTACACCCCCTATGAGGTGCGGCTGATTGGCGCCTTTGTCCGGCTCGGCCAGCCCGACCGCGCCCGGGCACTCCTCGACTTTTTTCTGCAGGACCGGCGGCCGCCCGGCTGGCGCCATTGGGCGGAGATCGTCTTCCCCGACCCTAAAACCCCGCGATTCATCGGCGACATGCCCCATACCTGGGTTGGATCTGATTTCATCAACTCGGTGCGGACCATGTTCCTCTATGAGGACGAGGACCGCAACTGCCTGATCATCGGCGCTGGTCTGAGTCGGGAATGGATAGCGGGGGAAGGCGGCGTGCGCGTCGAGAATATGCCCAGCTATTATGGACCGGTGCGGTACGAGTACCGGAAACAGGGCAAAGGCTATCACATTGTGGTGGGGGGAGGAATCCGGGTTCCTGAAGGGGGTATCGAGGTCGCGCATCCGCTCGGCCAAAAGCCGGCCCGTGTCCTGATCGACGGCCGCCAAGCCCGCTTCTTCGATGAGCGGATGGTCCGCTTCTTCAAGGTCCCGGCTGTTATCGAAATAGTAGCAGCCGATCAGAAAGTGGAATAA
- a CDS encoding oligopeptide transporter, OPT family — protein MSDPKKFKPFVPPEAKMSEFTLRSLIIGLIMCVVLGAANAYLGLKAGMTIAATYPAAVIGMAVLRLFRQRGTMLEQNFARTVGSIGESVAAGAIFTLPAFYIAGLWRPFFSTANYLTATVILIIGGILGIMFVALLRRVMVEDESLPYPESVAAAEIHKAGSASGTGSKFLFSAMLGGALVKMLAEFKLFAETWEHFVAFARKTITGTAIPGEGGLLLSSPGISPAYMGVGYIIGPKLGALNFSGGLIAWGLLTPIILYFLTPSFTPEFITSWATYLMGLDSTLTGPAATAKVSDPVFQMYAVWRYIVKPIAIGGMLMAACFTLFKMRKSLGAGISRSISDVKKAASGSAVEYVRTEKDLKFSWIVIGILGAAVVTFLVTKFIFGTSLLVALVAATVLIVLAFFFAAISGYLVGIMGSSNNPISGLTLTALVVTALILVAIGVGKSNAGVAAVLGVAAIVCVGAAVAGEMLQDLKAGHILGGTPWKMQIGNLIGVAVAGLVMFGVLHFLNQADIAQGIKEGYDGGFGSPKLSAPQAGLMAMLAKGIVGGQMSWPLIVCGMLMGLAFILMQVRSPMLVAVGMYLPLETTFAIFVGGVVKGIVDMVSERRKFNAAQKARVENVGILLAAGFIAGEALTGLAFAPFKIAQVNLWRIFDKAPISIGLVVLLLISLILIMVPVRNAGRPDEPAPPSAAM, from the coding sequence ATGTCCGATCCGAAGAAATTCAAGCCATTCGTCCCGCCTGAAGCCAAGATGTCGGAATTCACCCTCCGCTCGCTGATCATCGGTCTCATCATGTGCGTCGTCCTGGGAGCGGCCAACGCCTATCTCGGTTTGAAGGCGGGCATGACCATCGCCGCGACCTATCCCGCCGCTGTGATCGGGATGGCCGTGCTGCGTCTTTTCCGCCAACGGGGTACGATGCTCGAGCAGAACTTTGCCAGAACGGTCGGCTCGATTGGTGAATCGGTGGCTGCTGGCGCCATCTTCACGCTGCCCGCTTTTTATATTGCCGGTCTTTGGCGTCCCTTCTTCTCCACCGCCAACTATCTGACTGCGACGGTTATCCTCATTATCGGCGGCATCCTGGGCATCATGTTCGTCGCGTTACTGCGCCGGGTAATGGTCGAGGACGAAAGCCTGCCCTATCCGGAATCGGTCGCCGCGGCGGAAATCCACAAGGCCGGCAGTGCTTCGGGAACCGGCTCCAAATTCCTCTTCAGCGCCATGCTGGGTGGAGCGCTGGTCAAGATGCTGGCCGAATTCAAGCTGTTCGCCGAGACCTGGGAGCATTTTGTCGCCTTCGCGCGCAAGACCATCACCGGCACGGCGATCCCCGGCGAAGGGGGACTCTTGCTCAGTTCGCCTGGCATCAGTCCTGCCTACATGGGGGTTGGTTATATCATTGGGCCCAAGCTCGGCGCCCTGAACTTTTCCGGCGGCCTCATCGCGTGGGGTCTGCTGACGCCGATCATCCTCTATTTCCTCACCCCTTCCTTCACGCCTGAATTCATCACGAGCTGGGCGACCTATCTGATGGGCCTCGATTCCACGCTGACGGGCCCGGCCGCGACGGCCAAGGTGAGCGATCCGGTTTTTCAGATGTATGCTGTGTGGCGATATATTGTCAAGCCGATCGCCATCGGCGGCATGCTGATGGCCGCCTGCTTCACCCTTTTTAAAATGCGCAAGAGCCTGGGGGCCGGCATCAGTCGTTCGATCAGCGACGTCAAGAAAGCTGCCTCGGGGAGCGCGGTCGAGTATGTGCGTACCGAGAAGGATCTCAAGTTCTCCTGGATCGTCATCGGGATCCTCGGCGCTGCCGTGGTCACCTTTCTGGTCACCAAGTTCATCTTCGGCACCAGTCTCCTGGTCGCCTTGGTGGCGGCCACGGTCTTGATCGTCCTGGCTTTCTTTTTCGCCGCCATCTCGGGTTACCTGGTTGGCATCATGGGGTCGAGCAACAATCCCATCAGCGGTCTGACCCTGACCGCCCTGGTGGTGACCGCCCTGATTCTGGTGGCGATCGGCGTTGGCAAGAGCAATGCCGGCGTGGCTGCTGTTCTGGGTGTCGCAGCCATTGTCTGCGTCGGGGCTGCGGTTGCCGGAGAAATGCTCCAGGACCTCAAGGCCGGGCATATCCTCGGCGGTACACCCTGGAAGATGCAAATTGGCAATCTCATCGGTGTTGCCGTGGCCGGTCTGGTGATGTTCGGCGTATTGCATTTCCTCAACCAGGCCGATATCGCTCAGGGCATCAAGGAAGGGTATGATGGCGGCTTCGGCAGCCCGAAACTCTCCGCGCCCCAGGCCGGTCTGATGGCCATGCTCGCCAAGGGGATCGTCGGCGGGCAGATGTCCTGGCCGCTGATCGTCTGCGGTATGCTGATGGGCTTGGCCTTCATCCTGATGCAGGTGCGCAGCCCGATGCTGGTCGCGGTTGGCATGTATCTGCCCCTCGAGACCACCTTCGCCATCTTCGTCGGCGGCGTGGTCAAGGGAATCGTCGATATGGTCTCGGAACGGCGTAAGTTCAATGCGGCACAGAAGGCCCGGGTCGAGAATGTCGGTATCCTGCTCGCGGCCGGATTTATCGCCGGCGAGGCGCTCACCGGTCTGGCGTTCGCACCCTTCAAGATCGCCCAGGTCAACCTGTGGCGGATCTTTGACAAGGCGCCGATTTCGATCGGCCTGGTGGTGCTGCTGCTGATTTCGCTGATCCTGATTATGGTGCCGGTCCGCAACGCCGGCAGACCGGACGAGCCCGCGCCTCCGTCCGCAGCCATGTAA